A genomic segment from Lignipirellula cremea encodes:
- a CDS encoding DUF1553 domain-containing protein produces the protein MIQKIILVVVLASVSLNITDTRTQAEDLFQDRIAPILERRCVSCHNDRQREGDFSLQTAKSALADGYIEPGHPERSHLLDQITPANGKASMPKDADPLSAKEVHLIRNWIRAGAVWPEGLRLEEARVNNFDWWSFKPVQRTDVPLSDDPWVRTPIDAFILQRLQDKGLTHAAEADRRTLIRRLSFDLIGLPPTPEDTQAFVRDPDPQAYERLVDRLLDSKHYGERWARHWLDVVKYADTCGYDKDKLRPNAWPYRDYVIRSFNEDKPYARFVQEQIAGDALFPGEPDGILGLGFIAAGPWDFIGHVEVSESKIDGKVARNLDRDDMVSNTLNTFCSVTIQCARCHHHKFDPFTQQNYYGLQAIFAAVDRAERPYDLDPDVEAQRRKLDSQVRDRKAELAALQKEISDSGGPRLTELRTQVTELQKQQQVRKDPAFGYHSAIAKTRDSVKWVEVTLGQPSDVSRVVLHACHDEFAGIGGGFGFPVRFKVEVTKDAKDNGNDEWITIADHTQGDFPNPGLMPVEIDCHGEQIHRVRVTASQLAERKNDFILALAELEIRNSTDHRIDLANDAQVTALDSIEAPVRWQKSNLVDGKWAQGGDSALDQQLKAVKGELQSLLAKIETPQRVQRRETLTASIAEAETAIKALPSGKMVYAAATHFAPQGSFRPTEGKPRPIHVLQRGEVQRPGDEVAPCVLPLSLNADWQLESGLSESQRRAELARWLTRPDHPLVWRSIVNRIWQYHFGQGIVTTPNDFGRMGAEPTHPQLLDWLACEFRDGGQAFKALHRLIVTSSVYRQSSDNNEQYAAIDGSNQYLWRMNRRRLEAEEIRDSILSVSGALAPAAGGPGFYLFELEHPQHSPHYEYHKFDPRNPASHRRSIYRFIARSQPNPWMTTLDCADSSQSTPRRNETLTSLQALSLLNNRFNLVMAERFAQRLQQQTTALEDQVDLAMQLTTQRRPEPEEHREFTDFARQHGLTNLCRFMFNLSEFVYLD, from the coding sequence ATGATACAGAAAATCATTCTTGTCGTCGTTCTGGCCTCTGTTAGCTTGAACATCACAGACACAAGGACTCAGGCCGAAGACTTGTTTCAGGATCGCATTGCTCCAATCCTGGAACGTCGCTGCGTGAGTTGCCATAACGATCGGCAACGGGAAGGGGACTTCTCTCTTCAAACAGCGAAGAGCGCGCTGGCGGATGGCTATATCGAGCCAGGTCACCCGGAGAGGAGTCACCTGCTTGATCAGATCACTCCGGCAAACGGCAAGGCGTCGATGCCCAAAGACGCCGATCCTCTTTCCGCTAAGGAAGTGCATCTCATCCGGAACTGGATTCGCGCCGGCGCAGTTTGGCCCGAGGGATTGCGCCTTGAAGAAGCTCGGGTCAATAACTTTGATTGGTGGTCATTCAAACCGGTCCAACGCACCGATGTCCCGCTTTCTGACGATCCATGGGTGCGGACACCGATTGACGCATTCATCCTCCAGCGACTGCAGGATAAGGGGCTCACACACGCAGCTGAAGCCGATCGACGCACGCTGATTCGCCGACTGAGCTTCGATCTGATCGGCCTGCCGCCCACTCCCGAAGATACTCAGGCTTTCGTCCGTGATCCGGATCCGCAGGCCTATGAGCGACTGGTCGACAGGCTGCTGGATTCCAAGCACTATGGCGAGCGCTGGGCGCGGCACTGGCTGGACGTGGTCAAATACGCTGACACGTGTGGCTATGACAAAGACAAGCTTCGTCCCAACGCGTGGCCGTATCGCGACTACGTGATTCGTTCGTTCAATGAAGACAAGCCGTATGCTCGCTTTGTTCAGGAACAGATCGCCGGAGATGCTCTCTTTCCCGGCGAACCGGATGGAATTCTGGGACTGGGTTTCATCGCTGCCGGGCCCTGGGACTTCATTGGGCATGTCGAAGTGTCGGAGTCGAAGATTGACGGCAAGGTGGCCAGGAACCTCGACCGCGACGACATGGTCAGCAACACGCTGAACACGTTTTGCAGCGTGACCATCCAATGCGCCAGGTGTCATCACCACAAATTCGACCCTTTCACGCAGCAAAACTATTACGGGTTGCAAGCCATCTTTGCCGCCGTTGATCGGGCTGAACGACCGTACGATCTGGATCCGGACGTGGAAGCTCAGCGCCGCAAGCTCGATTCCCAAGTGAGGGACCGGAAAGCAGAACTGGCAGCCTTGCAGAAAGAGATCAGTGACTCAGGGGGGCCGCGTCTGACCGAACTGCGGACACAAGTGACAGAGTTACAGAAACAGCAGCAGGTCCGAAAAGACCCAGCATTCGGTTACCACAGCGCGATCGCGAAAACGCGTGACTCGGTCAAGTGGGTTGAGGTCACACTGGGACAGCCGTCCGATGTGTCGCGAGTTGTGCTGCATGCCTGTCACGATGAGTTCGCAGGCATCGGCGGCGGGTTCGGGTTTCCGGTGCGTTTCAAAGTTGAAGTCACAAAAGACGCGAAAGACAACGGCAATGACGAGTGGATCACGATCGCCGACCACACGCAGGGCGACTTTCCCAATCCGGGGCTGATGCCGGTGGAGATCGACTGCCATGGGGAACAGATTCACCGCGTTCGCGTCACGGCGTCACAGCTCGCCGAACGAAAGAATGACTTCATTCTGGCGCTGGCCGAGTTGGAAATTCGCAACTCGACCGATCACAGAATCGACCTGGCGAACGACGCTCAAGTTACAGCACTGGACTCGATCGAAGCGCCTGTTCGCTGGCAGAAGTCGAATCTTGTCGATGGCAAATGGGCGCAGGGGGGTGACTCCGCGCTCGATCAACAATTGAAGGCGGTGAAAGGGGAACTCCAGTCGCTCCTCGCGAAGATTGAAACTCCGCAGCGAGTCCAGCGTCGTGAGACACTGACGGCATCGATTGCCGAGGCGGAAACGGCGATTAAGGCGCTTCCGTCGGGAAAGATGGTTTATGCGGCGGCAACGCACTTCGCACCACAAGGCAGCTTCCGGCCGACCGAGGGTAAGCCTCGACCGATTCATGTCCTGCAGCGCGGCGAGGTTCAGCGTCCGGGTGATGAAGTCGCACCGTGTGTTCTTCCTCTTTCGTTGAACGCAGACTGGCAACTCGAAAGCGGTCTTTCCGAGTCACAGCGTCGCGCCGAGTTGGCTCGCTGGCTGACGCGACCGGATCACCCGCTGGTCTGGCGTTCGATTGTGAATCGCATCTGGCAGTATCACTTCGGACAGGGCATCGTCACGACGCCGAATGACTTCGGACGGATGGGAGCCGAACCGACTCATCCCCAATTGCTTGATTGGCTGGCCTGCGAATTTCGCGATGGCGGCCAAGCGTTCAAAGCACTGCATCGGCTGATCGTTACCAGCAGCGTTTACCGGCAATCATCAGACAACAACGAACAATACGCGGCGATCGACGGCAGCAATCAATATCTGTGGAGAATGAATCGCCGGCGTCTGGAAGCCGAAGAGATACGGGATTCCATTCTTTCCGTTAGTGGCGCACTGGCTCCAGCGGCGGGTGGTCCGGGCTTCTATCTCTTTGAACTCGAACACCCGCAACATTCGCCACACTACGAGTACCATAAGTTTGATCCCCGCAACCCGGCTTCACATCGGCGCAGCATCTATCGCTTCATCGCAAGGTCGCAGCCGAACCCGTGGATGACCACACTTGACTGTGCCGATTCGTCGCAAAGCACTCCTCGACGGAACGAAACCCTGACATCGCTGCAGGCGCTGTCGCTGCTCAATAACCGGTTCAATCTGGTCATGGCAGAACGCTTTGCCCAGCGACTTCAGCAGCAGACCACAGCGTTGGAAGATCAGGTCGATCTTGCCATGCAACTGACAACTCAGCGACGTCCGGAACCGGAAGAACATCGGGAGTTCACCGACTTTGCCCGACAACACGGCCTCACCAACTTGTGTCGCTTTATGTTTAACCTGAGCGAGTTTGTGTATCTGGATTGA
- a CDS encoding tyrosine-type recombinase/integrase, which produces MGWRLQFREQYSDLQLSTLRQKSAIDAESRLDIAERILAPRTLADVARADALHRLQSRLLEGEASRFARPRSAHTVKGYMRAVLAALNWAHLQGWLETVPPIRIVKTSKLKAMKGRPITAEEFERMLDKTASIVGEEAAKSWRYLLRGLWESALRVDELMHVSWDEENTIRPIWKPGKLATLAIPHHKQKNATEEEIPLLPCFEILLLETPEAERTGWVFNPVSLQTKVGRRVRQKRPDAEWTGKVISRIGKAAGVIVEQGNAETGKPKKFASAHDLRRSCADRLLDAGVPPTNIARLLRHSNWQTTQRYYAMGEVQKDARIIRELLD; this is translated from the coding sequence TTGGGCTGGCGTTTACAGTTCCGCGAACAGTACAGCGATCTGCAACTTTCAACCCTCCGGCAGAAGTCAGCAATCGACGCCGAAAGTCGTCTCGATATCGCCGAAAGGATTCTCGCTCCGCGAACACTTGCGGACGTTGCCAGGGCTGATGCTCTGCACCGGCTGCAGAGCCGGCTGCTTGAAGGAGAAGCCAGTCGATTTGCGCGGCCTCGGTCGGCTCACACGGTCAAGGGTTATATGCGTGCAGTCCTTGCCGCGCTCAACTGGGCCCATTTGCAAGGATGGCTCGAAACCGTGCCGCCAATTCGAATTGTGAAAACATCGAAGCTGAAAGCCATGAAGGGCCGCCCAATCACAGCCGAGGAATTTGAACGGATGCTCGACAAGACCGCGTCGATTGTCGGCGAGGAAGCGGCCAAATCCTGGCGTTATCTCCTGCGTGGACTGTGGGAATCTGCGCTACGAGTCGACGAGCTGATGCACGTTTCGTGGGATGAAGAGAACACCATCCGCCCAATTTGGAAGCCGGGAAAGCTGGCTACGCTGGCAATACCACACCACAAGCAGAAAAACGCAACCGAAGAAGAAATCCCACTGCTACCGTGTTTCGAAATTCTGCTGCTGGAAACGCCCGAAGCGGAACGAACGGGCTGGGTGTTCAATCCGGTGTCCCTTCAAACCAAAGTGGGGCGAAGGGTACGACAGAAACGGCCAGATGCCGAATGGACAGGAAAGGTGATTTCCCGCATTGGGAAAGCCGCAGGCGTGATCGTCGAGCAAGGGAACGCCGAAACTGGCAAGCCAAAGAAGTTTGCTTCCGCCCATGATTTGCGGCGTAGCTGTGCTGATCGCCTTTTGGACGCAGGAGTGCCACCTACAAATATCGCAAGGCTACTAAGGCATTCAAATTGGCAAACCACGCAACGCTACTATGCCATGGGAGAAGTTCAAAAAGATGCGCGCATCATTCGTGAGTTGCTAGATTGA
- a CDS encoding endonuclease/exonuclease/phosphatase family protein: protein MKLSILFWNLQKRPLKTRITRLLAARRPDVAIFAEYDMSDADLLTQVNAVPLEPYVRPASLAKKLRLFTTLDSSFIQERYNSVLGHCTIWTLRLPHAPPILLCGVHLASKLGWTGYDQAFEAQKIAKELSDREEIDGHQRTLVIGDFNMNPYDAGLVASHAFHASMCASTAATRTVAGTAYSKFYNPMWGLLGDRTSGPPGTLYHPASTPTNTFWHMLDQILVRPELENALCSVQILDSDGTDSLLKNGRPDASTASDHLPIYCELDCSRIS, encoded by the coding sequence ATGAAGCTATCCATTCTTTTTTGGAATTTACAAAAGCGGCCTCTAAAAACGCGAATTACGCGACTTCTTGCTGCTCGCCGCCCTGATGTAGCGATTTTCGCTGAATACGACATGTCCGATGCGGATTTGCTGACGCAGGTTAATGCGGTTCCGCTAGAGCCCTACGTTCGTCCAGCTTCGCTCGCGAAGAAGCTCCGCCTGTTTACGACTCTCGACTCGAGTTTTATTCAGGAAAGGTACAATAGCGTGTTGGGGCACTGCACGATTTGGACTCTCAGACTTCCGCATGCGCCCCCGATCCTTCTGTGCGGCGTCCACCTTGCAAGTAAGCTCGGATGGACCGGTTATGACCAAGCGTTTGAAGCCCAGAAAATTGCAAAAGAATTGTCTGATCGCGAGGAAATCGACGGGCACCAGCGAACATTGGTTATCGGCGATTTTAATATGAATCCTTATGACGCTGGCCTCGTAGCGTCGCATGCTTTTCATGCCTCTATGTGCGCGAGCACAGCGGCGACCCGGACTGTCGCAGGGACCGCGTACAGCAAATTCTACAACCCTATGTGGGGACTTTTGGGTGATCGAACAAGCGGTCCGCCTGGCACCCTCTACCATCCAGCGTCCACTCCGACCAACACGTTTTGGCACATGCTAGATCAAATTCTTGTTCGTCCCGAACTGGAAAACGCACTTTGCTCAGTTCAGATTCTTGACTCGGATGGAACCGACTCATTGCTCAAAAATGGCAGGCCTGATGCTTCCACGGCCTCCGATCACCTACCGATCTACTGTGAACTTGACTGTTCGAGGATTTCCTAA
- a CDS encoding outer membrane protein assembly factor BamB family protein, with amino-acid sequence MSRLLLLALPFVLMLAVAGSALGESPLGFRTDGTGRYPDAEPPRQWGPEKNVVWKVELTQSNAIPVILGDKIFTCAEPCVLLCIDKADGKILWQGESRYDEIALTDEEQKQREIERPQAEAIDLKLKTLGREVSDLRKTLQDAATDKETTEARIETLQEQIKAIKADKEKLTTWNRYLEPGKGTGGFHPTGGYASATPVTDGERVYVIFGNGLAACYDLAGNRQWLRLIEHPTAAYGHGSSPLLAGDKLLVHFEDLVALNTRDGSEAWRAKVSPGHGTSMLAEAGGVEVAIHPSGNVYRISDGEVLASKLGSTGPNSPLVQDGKAFFVAGQASAYQLPASNESASDWKLLWKGTRLKGGGYWFPSPILHEGLIYAMNASSIFSIVDAETGELISEKRLDFGGGQSYPSLTLAGGLLFASSDNGVTIVLEPGRKPKEIAQNSLETFRSSLVFEGQRMYVRTTKGLWCFSEK; translated from the coding sequence ATGTCTCGCCTTTTACTTCTGGCTTTGCCGTTTGTTTTGATGCTGGCGGTCGCTGGCTCCGCCCTGGGCGAATCGCCTTTGGGCTTTCGCACCGATGGCACGGGCCGCTATCCCGACGCGGAGCCGCCAAGGCAATGGGGGCCAGAAAAGAACGTGGTCTGGAAGGTCGAGCTGACGCAGAGCAACGCTATTCCCGTCATCCTGGGCGACAAAATCTTCACCTGCGCCGAGCCGTGCGTGCTGCTGTGCATCGACAAGGCCGACGGCAAAATTCTCTGGCAAGGAGAATCTCGCTACGACGAAATTGCACTCACCGATGAAGAGCAGAAGCAGCGGGAAATCGAACGGCCCCAGGCCGAAGCGATTGACTTGAAACTGAAAACGCTCGGACGTGAAGTCTCCGATCTGCGAAAGACACTGCAGGACGCCGCTACCGACAAAGAGACGACCGAAGCCCGCATCGAAACGCTGCAGGAGCAGATCAAGGCGATCAAAGCCGATAAAGAGAAACTCACCACCTGGAACCGCTATCTGGAACCTGGCAAAGGGACCGGCGGCTTTCATCCGACCGGCGGCTATGCGTCGGCCACGCCCGTCACCGACGGCGAACGGGTGTATGTCATTTTTGGCAACGGGCTGGCGGCCTGTTATGACCTGGCTGGGAACCGGCAGTGGTTGCGGCTGATCGAACATCCGACGGCCGCCTATGGGCATGGTTCTTCGCCGTTGCTGGCAGGCGACAAACTGCTCGTCCACTTTGAAGACCTTGTCGCGCTCAACACGCGCGACGGCAGCGAAGCCTGGCGGGCGAAGGTTTCGCCCGGTCACGGCACGTCGATGCTCGCCGAAGCGGGCGGCGTGGAGGTCGCCATTCATCCCAGCGGCAATGTGTATCGCATCAGCGACGGCGAAGTGCTGGCTTCGAAGCTGGGCTCGACCGGCCCCAATTCCCCGCTGGTCCAGGACGGCAAGGCGTTCTTTGTCGCAGGGCAGGCGAGCGCGTATCAACTGCCCGCGTCGAACGAATCTGCGTCAGACTGGAAGCTGCTCTGGAAAGGGACGCGGCTCAAAGGGGGCGGCTACTGGTTCCCTTCGCCGATCCTGCACGAGGGGCTGATCTACGCCATGAACGCCAGCTCAATCTTCAGCATTGTCGACGCCGAAACGGGCGAGCTGATCAGCGAAAAACGACTCGACTTCGGCGGCGGCCAGTCCTACCCCAGCCTCACGCTGGCCGGCGGGCTGCTGTTCGCCAGTAGCGACAACGGCGTAACGATCGTGCTGGAGCCGGGCCGCAAACCGAAGGAGATTGCCCAGAACTCGCTGGAAACGTTCCGCAGTTCACTCGTGTTCGAAGGCCAGCGAATGTACGTCCGCACGACCAAAGGGCTGTGGTGTTTTAGTGAGAAGTAA
- a CDS encoding phytochelatin synthase family protein — MHVFCRTVIGFAVGLFLARPAQAEPPVLPKYGERVVRLYQDRQHLQRRPAPDYWALSPYYVAQPNDVSCSAACVAMIVNALRARQSLPADAELATPESVVALVAAHRWGEKLSDDGPGVTLEELALILPDVFRATPGAAARTETLRFAGPTALADLRQVLLANERSDDDFLAANFLQSTATGDPAGAVGHLAPVAAYDVEQDRVLLLDPDRRWYEPYWIRVETLLAAISTVDPVAGRPRGLLRVTRLPAEPEASIAK; from the coding sequence ATGCACGTTTTTTGTCGCACCGTTATCGGTTTCGCAGTCGGGCTCTTTCTGGCCCGGCCGGCGCAGGCCGAGCCGCCCGTTTTGCCCAAGTACGGCGAACGGGTCGTCCGTCTGTACCAGGATCGCCAGCACCTGCAGCGACGACCGGCGCCCGACTACTGGGCGCTGTCGCCGTATTACGTCGCCCAGCCCAACGACGTGTCCTGCTCGGCCGCCTGTGTGGCGATGATCGTCAACGCCTTGCGGGCAAGGCAGTCTCTGCCGGCCGATGCGGAACTGGCGACGCCGGAAAGTGTGGTCGCCCTGGTCGCTGCCCACCGCTGGGGAGAGAAGCTGAGCGACGACGGCCCCGGCGTTACGCTGGAGGAACTGGCCCTGATCCTGCCCGACGTTTTCCGGGCCACGCCCGGCGCCGCCGCCCGGACGGAAACGCTGCGGTTCGCCGGACCGACCGCCTTGGCCGACCTCCGCCAAGTGCTGCTGGCGAATGAGCGATCCGACGACGACTTTCTGGCGGCGAACTTTCTGCAGAGCACGGCGACCGGCGATCCGGCCGGAGCGGTCGGGCACCTCGCTCCGGTGGCGGCCTATGACGTGGAGCAGGATCGGGTGTTGCTGCTGGACCCGGATCGTCGCTGGTACGAACCGTACTGGATCCGCGTGGAAACGTTGCTGGCCGCCATCTCCACCGTCGATCCGGTCGCCGGTCGTCCCCGCGGATTGCTGCGCGTGACACGGCTGCCCGCGGAGCCGGAAGCGTCGATCGCGAAGTGA
- a CDS encoding metal ABC transporter ATP-binding protein, which produces MIERPSEKRPAAAAIEVRHLTVSYGPTPALLDISCTIPAGQLVGVIGPNGSGKSTLIKSILGFIRPDYGEVLLFGEPAENAAGRVAYVPQRGSVDWDFPITVREVALMGRYGYRRWWNNMTAEDYAVADQALEQVRMSDFRERQIGQLSGGQQQRVFMARALAQGADILLLDEPFAGVDAATEHAILDVLQRTKDAGRTLVVVHHDLTTAAEYFDSLLLLKQRLFAFGPPEAVLHRELLSEVYEGSLRAFAHLPGPEDKE; this is translated from the coding sequence ATGATTGAACGCCCCTCGGAGAAACGGCCCGCCGCGGCGGCGATTGAGGTTCGCCATCTGACGGTCAGCTATGGCCCGACGCCGGCGTTGCTGGATATTTCGTGCACGATCCCGGCGGGACAACTGGTCGGCGTGATCGGCCCGAACGGCTCTGGCAAGTCGACTCTCATCAAGTCGATCCTGGGCTTCATCCGGCCCGACTACGGCGAGGTGCTGCTGTTCGGCGAGCCGGCGGAAAACGCCGCCGGCCGGGTGGCCTATGTGCCGCAACGGGGCAGCGTGGACTGGGACTTTCCCATCACCGTCCGCGAAGTCGCCCTGATGGGGCGATACGGCTATCGTCGCTGGTGGAACAACATGACGGCGGAAGACTACGCCGTGGCCGACCAGGCCCTGGAGCAGGTCCGCATGAGCGACTTTCGCGAGCGACAAATCGGCCAGCTGTCAGGCGGCCAGCAGCAACGGGTGTTCATGGCCAGGGCGCTCGCCCAGGGGGCCGACATTTTGCTGCTGGATGAGCCGTTCGCCGGGGTCGACGCCGCGACGGAACACGCCATCCTGGATGTGCTCCAGCGGACCAAAGACGCCGGCCGCACACTCGTGGTGGTGCACCATGATCTGACGACAGCGGCCGAGTACTTCGACAGCCTGTTGCTGCTGAAACAGCGACTGTTTGCGTTCGGCCCGCCCGAGGCCGTGCTGCACCGAGAACTGCTGAGCGAGGTTTACGAAGGTTCGCTCCGCGCGTTCGCCCATCTGCCTGGCCCTGAGGACAAGGAATGA
- a CDS encoding metal ABC transporter permease, whose translation MNDLYSLLVNLHELNAGAFRAAIAGVLVSGVCGVMGCFIILRRTSFLADAVAHSMLAGVVAGFLVIRFAMQVPAVATLIDATLGETARSTAMLIGATLAGLLTVALVNFISRTSRVKEDAVIGLTYTAVFSLGGVFASYFSRYIDLDLYHFLIGDLLGVSHGDMWMIAGVAAIVLAVVLCFFRSLLLVSFDPVMAASIGVSVLLVEYVLTICTAMVVVAGVTVVGVVMVVGLLIIPAATAYLISDRLSRMLPLAGMFGVTGFVIGYSAALWLQQVAPGAAIVLACAGQFSIAFCLAPKYGLLADWMRRRNLAPQQLVEDVLGSILRSPQEQAPLADVLRLVAGKSREIRRAVRSLDRQGLLSSDGETLSLTDEGRREGLRLLRAHRLWESYLAHVGMPSEELHDRAHQLEHVHDEETVDYLDDKLGHPLLDPHGSEIPEDFVHLTPGAEVNAALLRTGRRGEITALEPAAEGLGLEIGMWIMAGDRQRDGEAWLFHLPGGAKVLLDHAAADAVRVRVE comes from the coding sequence ATGAACGATCTGTACTCCCTGCTGGTGAACCTGCATGAATTGAACGCGGGGGCGTTTCGCGCCGCGATCGCCGGCGTGCTGGTGTCGGGCGTGTGCGGGGTGATGGGGTGCTTCATTATTCTGCGGCGGACGTCGTTCCTGGCCGATGCGGTCGCGCATTCCATGCTGGCCGGCGTGGTGGCCGGCTTTCTGGTGATTCGTTTCGCCATGCAGGTTCCCGCCGTCGCGACGCTGATCGATGCCACCCTGGGCGAGACGGCTCGCTCCACCGCCATGCTGATCGGCGCCACGCTGGCGGGATTGTTGACGGTCGCCCTGGTGAACTTTATTTCGCGCACGTCGCGCGTGAAAGAAGACGCGGTGATCGGCCTGACTTACACGGCCGTGTTTTCGCTGGGCGGGGTGTTCGCTTCGTATTTCAGCCGGTACATCGACCTGGACCTGTATCACTTTCTGATCGGCGATCTGCTGGGGGTCAGTCATGGCGATATGTGGATGATCGCCGGGGTCGCGGCGATCGTGCTGGCGGTGGTGCTCTGTTTTTTCCGCTCGCTGCTGCTGGTGAGTTTTGATCCTGTCATGGCGGCCTCGATTGGCGTTTCCGTGCTGCTGGTCGAATACGTGCTGACAATCTGCACGGCCATGGTCGTGGTGGCGGGCGTGACCGTGGTGGGGGTGGTGATGGTCGTTGGGCTGTTGATCATCCCGGCGGCGACGGCCTACCTGATCAGCGATCGCCTGAGCCGGATGCTGCCGCTGGCCGGCATGTTTGGAGTGACAGGGTTTGTCATTGGCTATAGCGCCGCGCTCTGGCTGCAGCAGGTGGCGCCGGGGGCGGCGATCGTGCTGGCCTGTGCGGGGCAGTTTTCGATCGCCTTTTGTCTGGCGCCCAAGTACGGTCTGCTGGCCGACTGGATGCGGCGCCGGAATCTGGCGCCGCAGCAACTGGTCGAAGACGTGCTGGGCAGCATCCTCCGCAGCCCCCAGGAACAGGCTCCCCTGGCCGATGTGCTGCGGCTGGTCGCAGGGAAGTCCCGCGAAATCCGTCGGGCCGTTCGCTCCCTGGACCGGCAGGGTCTGCTCAGCAGCGACGGCGAAACGCTTTCCCTGACTGATGAAGGCCGGCGGGAAGGGCTGCGGCTGCTGCGCGCCCATCGCCTGTGGGAATCGTACCTGGCCCATGTCGGCATGCCGAGCGAGGAACTGCACGACCGGGCCCATCAACTGGAACATGTCCACGATGAGGAGACGGTCGATTACCTCGACGACAAGCTGGGGCACCCTTTGCTCGACCCGCACGGCAGCGAAATCCCCGAAGACTTTGTGCATCTGACGCCCGGCGCCGAAGTCAACGCGGCCTTGCTGCGAACGGGCCGCCGCGGAGAAATCACCGCCCTGGAGCCAGCGGCCGAAGGGCTGGGGCTGGAGATCGGCATGTGGATCATGGCCGGCGATCGCCAGCGGGACGGCGAAGCCTGGCTGTTCCATCTGCCTGGCGGGGCCAAAGTGCTGCTCGACCATGCCGCCGCCGACGCCGTCCGCGTACGCGTCGAGTAA
- a CDS encoding FxsA family protein, whose protein sequence is MLYKLFLLFIIVPMVEMALLFWIASHTRWYVSLAVVIVSGMVGAALAKHQGFRVFRRIREEMQQGQMPGDALLDAFLILCASLLLLTPGVLTDAVGMLLLIPPARHWVKPRLVQWFKTRFRIGGARGSGAASPTSGNPSAGRSQVIDSYVVDSKVEKPDGK, encoded by the coding sequence GTGCTGTATAAACTTTTTCTGCTCTTCATCATTGTGCCCATGGTGGAGATGGCTCTGCTGTTCTGGATCGCCAGCCATACCCGCTGGTATGTCTCCCTGGCGGTGGTGATTGTGTCCGGCATGGTCGGGGCGGCCCTGGCAAAGCACCAGGGCTTCCGCGTTTTCCGCCGCATTCGGGAAGAAATGCAGCAGGGACAAATGCCGGGCGACGCCCTGCTTGACGCTTTTCTGATCCTGTGCGCGAGCCTGCTGCTGCTGACGCCCGGCGTACTGACCGACGCCGTGGGCATGCTGCTGCTGATTCCGCCCGCCCGGCACTGGGTCAAACCCCGCCTGGTGCAATGGTTCAAAACGCGCTTCCGCATCGGCGGCGCCCGCGGTTCCGGAGCGGCCAGTCCGACCAGCGGCAATCCGTCCGCCGGCCGGTCGCAAGTCATCGACTCCTATGTGGTCGACTCCAAAGTGGAGAAGCCAGACGGGAAGTAG
- a CDS encoding COG1470 family protein yields the protein MKRTIATLAMLIAAGFTSLTLIGCSEPTEKGGPGATTNAAATKDADGHDHDEATFTLTPPDSVDVEAGKDTEVAISVDRGDEFKQKVTITFEAPEGVTLDPTSIVADKVGEDQEVKVIVRADAAMAEGKSVLKVMGKPETGDSVDKNVTVNVSKPE from the coding sequence ATGAAACGTACAATCGCCACCCTCGCCATGCTGATTGCCGCTGGATTCACGTCGCTGACCCTGATCGGCTGTTCGGAGCCGACGGAAAAAGGCGGCCCCGGCGCCACGACCAACGCCGCCGCCACCAAAGATGCAGACGGCCATGATCACGACGAGGCCACCTTCACCCTGACCCCTCCCGATAGCGTCGACGTCGAAGCCGGCAAAGACACTGAAGTCGCCATTTCGGTCGATCGCGGCGACGAATTCAAGCAGAAGGTCACCATCACGTTCGAAGCGCCCGAAGGCGTAACGCTGGATCCGACCTCAATCGTCGCCGACAAAGTGGGTGAAGATCAGGAAGTCAAAGTGATCGTTCGCGCCGACGCCGCCATGGCCGAAGGCAAGTCCGTCCTGAAGGTGATGGGCAAACCGGAAACGGGCGATTCGGTCGACAAGAACGTGACGGTCAACGTCAGCAAACCCGAGTAG
- a CDS encoding STAS domain-containing protein yields the protein MQESPLVVEHCNDLTIVRFAFENLADGNRARATAEALLSFGTIVRPEKTIVDFSNVNMISPKVINALLELRKQMTSFGGQVKIAGLSTGVREVFQILHLDGSVFEIHNSTTGAERAFRKNEPGVRKA from the coding sequence ATGCAAGAATCTCCGCTTGTAGTTGAACATTGCAACGACCTGACGATCGTTCGTTTTGCCTTTGAGAACCTGGCAGATGGCAATCGGGCGCGTGCGACGGCCGAGGCGCTTCTTTCTTTCGGCACGATCGTTCGGCCGGAGAAAACGATCGTGGACTTCTCCAACGTCAACATGATCTCTCCCAAAGTGATCAATGCCCTGCTGGAATTACGCAAGCAGATGACCAGCTTTGGCGGCCAGGTGAAAATCGCCGGCTTGAGCACGGGTGTCCGCGAAGTTTTTCAAATCCTGCATCTCGACGGATCGGTGTTTGAGATCCACAACTCGACCACCGGCGCCGAGCGAGCTTTTCGCAAGAATGAGCCGGGCGTGCGTAAAGCGTAG